The genomic DNA GTACTGGCACTGCAGACTctatcaagcaaaaaaaaaaatgttgcataaacATTGCAGATTTCACCTTAGAGAAAGCTTTTACATATCAGTGACCATGTGTCTTTAAtaggattacatttttgaataaGCACATAAACTCCTTCTAGAGTTGCTGTTGTAAAAAATGTATCAAGTTTATGGAAGAGTTATGTCATTTGTGTTGTTCTTTACCTGCAGTAATTTGTACCACACTCGTAATTATCTCTACATCCGGCACCAAATGGTTTCAGTGTGTTCCAGCGCCAAAGTAAAGAACGCTTGGCACGGTGTATGATTCCTGTTGCCCAGCTGTCCACTACTGGAGCTGTCTCTACCTGCGGACAGACAGACCGAGAGACAGTCGGCGGTATTAGACTGTTAATCAGGCAAGTGAACCTAGCCCGAGATAGACAGGTAGACACTTTTTTCACGAATTTCCTTTTGTTGTTTTATGGTGTATTACTTGAAATTGTGGTTGAGAAAATGTATTAACAAAAGGACATATTAGACAAATAAACTCATGAGGAAATGGGTCTAGTGTCAAACACTAACCACTTTCACTTTCTTGAAAAAACTAATTTCTTATCATACTGTGTTAAACAAACAAGATAAACCTTAATGTGTGAGAAATTGATAGTAAGAGAAAAAGGTGTTCCTCAGcgataagtaataaatatacatatattaaatatattttggttTGATTGGAAAAGTAAGCAGAAACAATGAGATTTTGTCCTGTTCATGCatacatacaatacatacatacatatagccTGTTCATACTATATATTAGTAATGGGAATTACCATGGATcacccgatacaatattatcacgatacctacaTGTCAATTTGATTTGTAGTCTTTGtaaatattcttatttatttatttcagattttgttGCAATTCTAAACAAAGTCAGCAAATAATTTCCTCCTGTGAACAGTTTTGAATACACCACTCTTAGAATTATAGAggaatgcaacattttacctcaaatgtgaaaaaataaattggaTGATATATATTCAAAAGTAAATTGATTTCGGAGTAAGTGTGGCAATACGTGTGCCAATTCGGGTCAGTTTAATTTGACATGTATGCcaatatgttaattaaattatattttaaagagTGTGACTTTTCAAGGTTTAAAAGTATGGCTAGATCAGGAGGGAGTTAGTAGTACTTATTCATATTATCAGTAAAGTGAACCAAGTAGGCTTGCAAAATACAATCATCTATTAATGAAATCACTGATTTTAATTTTCTtgcaaacaaaacaagaaagaatTAGTTATATATTGAAAAAGAGATTTTCTGAACTGTACTCTGATCAAATATGTAAAATTTGACCTAAatgatttacaatttatttgtggtTACACTTGGTATTTCAGTCTACAGTAAATTACCCAACAAGCTTGTTTAAGCATAGCTAAAGccaatgtatactgtacatatatagcCAATTACAACTATATATGAATCATTCGTTGTGCCTTATTAATTACTGACAGCAGTACTGTAATTAGTcaccatgtaaaaaaaaggttcaattattttaataattcaataaattaattatttcatcTTCAGCAAAATACATTTTCCCTGATTAAAGTAGAGAAAAGCAGCTCTTAGTAAAGGATCTGTCACTATATTATATAATGGTGGCTTACCTCCATTACACAGATTAGAGACACGAGCACAGCGAGTGCTAAAAGCGTGATTCCTGACAGCTTCATGCTGAAGAGCGGCTGTAATTATTTTCCCGTTTGTCTACTTCTGGAGTGCACTGTTGAACGTGTGAAAGTGTGATATGTGCACCATGCTTATATTAGTGCATTAGTTATCTGACTGATAAGGATCTCGAAGGGCAATGTTCACCTGCGATGGCGCGAAGAGGAACACTTTAACCAAAAGAATCAGGACAAGGCCACGTCTACA from Clarias gariepinus isolate MV-2021 ecotype Netherlands chromosome 19, CGAR_prim_01v2, whole genome shotgun sequence includes the following:
- the LOC128507648 gene encoding liver-expressed antimicrobial peptide 2-like, whose amino-acid sequence is MKLSGITLLALAVLVSLICVMEVETAPVVDSWATGIIHRAKRSLLWRWNTLKPFGAGCRDNYECGTNYCRKNICTFQLKYSSS